From candidate division KSB1 bacterium, the proteins below share one genomic window:
- a CDS encoding phasin family protein, whose amino-acid sequence MDVTLKKLVLAGIGAASLTKEKVEELVDELVKRGEVSEEEKAKFIKETAAKVEEHSKQLRTWVDEAVSKATERLKPKFQKDIEELSAQVQAMRSEIAELRKELAAIKKA is encoded by the coding sequence ATGGATGTTACATTGAAAAAGCTGGTGTTAGCAGGCATTGGGGCAGCCAGCCTGACGAAAGAGAAGGTTGAGGAGCTCGTGGACGAGCTGGTCAAGCGCGGCGAGGTCTCTGAAGAAGAAAAGGCCAAGTTCATCAAGGAAACCGCCGCAAAGGTTGAGGAGCACTCCAAGCAGCTGCGCACCTGGGTGGATGAGGCCGTGAGCAAGGCCACAGAAAGGCTGAAACCAAAGTTCCAAAAGGACATCGAAGAATTGAGCGCCCAAGTGCAGGCTATGCGCAGCGAGATCGCTGAGCTTCGCAAGGAGCTGGCGGCGATAAAGAAGGCGTAA